In Candidatus Cohnella colombiensis, one DNA window encodes the following:
- the fliQ gene encoding flagellar biosynthesis protein FliQ, with protein MSTEFVIGLAGKALFTVLKVSAPMLGIGLIVGLMVSIFQATTQIQEQTLAFIPKIIAVFLAILIFGPWILNVMIDFASNVLGNLANYIG; from the coding sequence ATGAGTACGGAATTTGTAATCGGATTAGCTGGTAAAGCGCTGTTTACAGTATTGAAAGTAAGCGCACCGATGCTCGGTATTGGGTTGATTGTCGGCTTAATGGTCAGTATTTTTCAAGCTACGACACAAATTCAAGAGCAAACACTGGCCTTTATTCCGAAAATCATTGCCGTATTTTTGGCCATCCTCATTTTCGGGCCTTGGATTCTGAATGTAATGATTGACTTTGCAAGCAATGTGCTCGGAAATTTGGCGAATTATATTGGATGA
- the fliP gene encoding flagellar type III secretion system pore protein FliP (The bacterial flagellar biogenesis protein FliP forms a type III secretion system (T3SS)-type pore required for flagellar assembly.), which yields MKKKLGIGFLLMQAAVFIFGSTAFAESPIISISTGNENGEVGASGLSLLLLITVLSLAPAILVLMTSFTRIVIVLGFVRTSLGTQQMPPNQVLVGLALFMTLFVMAPTLSQVNETALQPYLKNEISQTEALEKAAVPMKEFMYKHTRTKDLLLFMNYTNTEKPESYQDIPLTVLVPAYAISELKTAFQMGFMIFVPFLVIDMVVASTLMAMGMMMLPPVMISLPFKILLFVLVDGWYLVVKSLLTSFST from the coding sequence ATGAAAAAAAAACTAGGTATCGGATTTTTGCTGATGCAGGCAGCGGTCTTTATATTTGGGAGTACAGCTTTTGCTGAAAGTCCGATAATATCCATCTCAACGGGCAATGAAAATGGAGAAGTTGGTGCTTCAGGGCTTTCATTATTGCTTCTGATTACCGTTCTAAGCTTAGCACCGGCCATTCTCGTTCTGATGACAAGCTTTACTCGGATTGTGATCGTGCTAGGTTTCGTGAGAACATCTCTCGGGACGCAACAGATGCCACCGAACCAAGTTTTAGTCGGTCTTGCCTTATTCATGACACTATTCGTTATGGCACCAACCTTATCTCAAGTGAATGAAACTGCATTGCAGCCGTATCTTAAAAACGAGATCAGCCAAACCGAGGCACTTGAGAAAGCTGCAGTTCCAATGAAAGAATTTATGTACAAGCATACTCGAACGAAAGATTTGCTCTTATTCATGAACTACACGAATACAGAGAAGCCTGAATCCTATCAGGATATTCCGTTAACGGTGCTTGTACCTGCGTATGCAATTAGTGAATTAAAGACAGCATTTCAGATGGGCTTTATGATCTTTGTACCTTTTCTAGTCATTGACATGGTTGTTGCGAGTACGTTGATGGCGATGGGGATGATGATGCTTCCGCCCGTAATGATTTCACTTCCATTCAAGATTTTGCTCTTTGTGCTTGTTGACGGTTGGTATCTCGTAGTGAAATCACTGTTAACCAGCTTTAGTACTTGA
- a CDS encoding flagellar biosynthetic protein FliO → MRSYLVADDFSGTSSTWDLLWVLFILGIIITLIVLLLKFIGKRNRGWWMNRSLRSLGGHTLGTNKSLQIVEWNGRIYVLGVGNDITLLESITDPDTVAVLLAEFDTASAETNATLPEWLRKWGQRKGNNVDKQEDSQTLSSSSFEQTLENRLRQLSERRQKVEELMDDRSSDDRNDQR, encoded by the coding sequence ATGCGCAGTTATTTAGTTGCGGATGACTTTTCCGGAACAAGTTCCACATGGGATCTGCTCTGGGTATTATTCATCCTCGGTATCATCATTACGTTAATCGTACTGCTACTCAAATTTATAGGTAAGCGTAACCGCGGATGGTGGATGAATCGTTCCCTTCGTTCATTAGGTGGGCATACACTAGGTACGAATAAGTCGCTGCAAATCGTAGAATGGAACGGTCGGATCTACGTTCTTGGCGTTGGTAACGATATCACCTTGCTGGAATCAATCACAGATCCGGATACAGTTGCTGTCTTACTTGCAGAGTTTGATACCGCAAGCGCTGAAACTAATGCTACATTACCAGAATGGCTTCGCAAATGGGGCCAACGTAAAGGTAATAACGTCGATAAACAGGAAGATAGCCAAACGCTATCATCATCAAGCTTCGAGCAAACATTGGAAAATCGCCTTCGCCAGCTTTCTGAAAGAAGGCAGAAGGTAGAAGAGCTGATGGATGATCGCAGCTCCGATGATAGGAATGATCAGCGATGA